The window TTCTCTTTCGGGAACACTCCCAAAGAAGATCACACTTTTTCCAAGATTAGGCACCAACCCTGATACTTGAGAAAACTCATCTAAAGATTTCTTAATCACTTTAATGGATTCCATATTACCTTTACATAAGACCAGAAGATCATCTGCAAAGCACATATGAGATAGCTTGATCTCCTTAGTCCTTACAACCAAAGTGATATCTGTACTCCTTATTTTCAGCAATGTTCTTGTTCAGGATTAGATTAAATACTTCCATAACCATAGTAAACAAATAAGGAGATATTGGATCTCCTTGTCTTAATCCCCTGCCTCCTTTAAAAAATCCATGTGTTTCACCATTTAAACAAATGGAAAATTTGGCAGTTGTAACACACTTCATGATCCACCCAATCATCTTGCTATGCAGCccaaaattaactaaaatactCTCCAAAAAATCCCAATTTACAGTGTCATATGCCTTCTGGATGTCTATTTGCATTGCACATCTTCTAGGCCCACTTTTCCTATTATATCCTCTTAGAAGTTCCTGTGCTACAAGGATATTATCTTGAATATGTCTCCCTGGGATGAAAGCATTCTGGTTCATATTCACAATCTTATCCAGTCCCTTTTGGATTCTTTTAGTAAGTATCTTGCTTATGACCTTATAAATCACATTGCAACAAGCAATGGGTCTAAATTCAGACACTTTACTAGGCATACTTATTTTGGGAATGAGTGCTATTAATGTGGCATTGATTTCCCCAAGCAATTTCCCATTATGAAAAAACTCTTTTACTGCCAAACAAGCCTCTTTACCAATCACATCCCAAGCTTAAAGCTATGGATGGTGAACTAATCACATAATTATCTCAATTATAAGTTATTGTGGATCAACCTAAATACCGCTCTatctgaaaataatcaaaatcttataagctttattaatttttatttctcGAACTCAAAATTGATTCTTTCCAATTTAGGTCACCCAAATGGTTAGTTTAAACACATCCTAACACTTCCTGGTAGTCTTTCTAAAATGAACTATCAAGCATAGTGGCTATTGTCACAtgaattatcaaaataaaatcatCTTTTTGTGTCCTATGATTTTGATGGTAGTTCATGAACTGTTACTGTATCACATATGGACTTTTAGCATATGCTATTTGTTTTAAGTACTTGTCTAGTTATGTTATTTCTATAATACTATTAATGTGTATCCACAGGGACTTTATAGAAGAGCACTAGAATTGCTGAAAGCCCCTCAGTTGGAAACTGAAGGTAAATAAAAGAATACCAATTGCTTTGCTTCATTAGTTTGACACAACTTTTTAATGACATATGTTTACGGTGCTTAATTAGTAAATATAGGTAAATAAAAGAATACCAATTGCTTTGCTTCATTCTcatgtaaaaataattacacGTATATCCCTATAGGTATGTTGTGTGTGGTTCACATGATTTTGTCTATATGACGTTTACCATAACAAGATGGCTAACATTCTATTCTTTGCTTACAATCTTATACATAATATATTACACTTGATTGTCTGATTCCGATTTATATAAAATCACACAATCACTTTCAAGTTGCACATCCATGTATGAGGGCATggaacttttcttttttattagctgatttgatttggtttttttattgcCATGACAGTTAAAAATGCTAGACTCTGTCAGAAGGATATTATTGCCCTTGCAAGAGGTATAATTAGCTTCTACATCCAATTTTGCCTATTTTAAGTAATTACATCCAATGTAAGTGGCGATATAATTTACGTCTTGGTTTTCTGTGAAGGTGGGTATGCTGAAACCCTTTGTGTTCAACAGAACCGTAAGGCTGCAGGGGAGCAAATGAAGAGTTGGGCAGAAGCTGCATGGAACAATAAACGACTCTCATTAGCAGAGGCATTAGACATATCTTCAAACATCCCAATAATAGACACTCGAATTAGCAGGGCACTGTAGTTCCTTTCATCTGGGTTTTGCTCAAAGTTTTATCGAGGTACATAATTTTAAAATGAAACTGTAGGATATGACAGATTTAATTAAGAAATGATAAAGCTcgtaaaagtaaaataaaagtacatgtataatttttatagtttgaTTACTAGATATCTTCATTAGAGGTTTTAGTTATTGCACTTTGACCACCAAGaagctaaaaataaaatgagaatTCTGCCTCTATGCTTTGCGCACCAAAATGTTTCAAAGACGAGCTTTGTAGTTCACGGTTTAGCCACAGTTTTCAAGATCGTACGTTGCATCATATAGTATGCAGGGCAAGGAGATATCATTGGTTTTGTTGAAGATATATAATTtgctttaataatatataagctCTTGTTTGATGTATCAGTcttaaaaaaaagtgatttgTTGTGCAAGTATTGTTTTTTGGTCTAATTAAGCGTTATGATTTGCATAAGTATGTTTCACCTGATTAATATCCTATAGCCGTAAGGGATTTGGGTctcttaaaacataaaatagtaTGTGTTACGGCTGATAATGGCTTCTCTTATCTGCAGGTTTGTTCTTAACAATTTTGTCTATCTGTATGCATCATCTTAATGAAGTTTTTGACAGCTTAGAGGTTGATATATAAGATGGAGAATGCTCAGAGACCCTTTGGCCTAATGACATCAATGAGAATTAAGGTGTTTCTCAACCAAGTGGTCAATTGTTCAGTCCCTGACTGAAACAAAGATAAAGGGTTGGTGGTTGTGTGAGTTTTGACTAACAAAGCAGTCGTCTTACTTGTGCGGTAAAAAGTAGCTTAGCTTACTGCCTGATCTGTATCAATTCGTATTGTGACATCTAAAAACAGTTAAAACTTGTTTAAGACATCATTACATATTACTTGAATAACAAGAGGATGACAAAACTGAATACATCATTGTATCGAACCACTCCATTACGTTTGGTGACTTTTTGATATAATATTGGAATTATTATCTTATAGTATTGCAAGTTGGATTAGGTGTGCATCTAAAATTCTAAATAGATCCATCCTCTATATTGACTTCCCTTTATgacaatctttttttttgtgaaactTGATCCATATACCACTGTAAGATGTACAATAAATTAcccttttatttcatttttaatctgAAATGTTTTAATGAAGATATGTTATGCATCTCAACTCTTTCATCACCCTTTTCTTATTTTAACATCTTGTTACACCGCCAGTCCGCAACCTTCCATTTTGCTaaccaattttattttatttttttatttttttttataaaccaatACCATAGTAGCATCTACCAGTTTTGACTGTAATCAGTTGGACTTTGAGAATAAGCTCTTGTTCCATAATTAGACTTTCTAAGTTTCATATCCTATAATTTTTTAAGCTTGTTTATTGACTTTGAGAATGCAATCAACGAAATGAAAGACGGAGTATCAACATATTAGTTGTTAATTAACTTTGTATATAATAGTCCATGTGCATTTGCTTTTTCTAATATGTTTCAGCCCCCAACTTAATATACTTTCTTTTGTGCCTAATTTATATTCAGGTCATACAAACTTTAATAAGACAACGGAATTTGCGTTCATTTATCATCAGCCATGACTTTGAAGCCACCTATACAAAAACTTAGCAATGTGAAGGACGCTctttgaaaaaataacaaaaagtttaGATTGGTAACAAAAACACTAAACCCATGGTCTTTCGGACTCGACTAATCATtccatgttgactaactttgggACAACGAGGCACCTGTCTTTGGGTACCAGTGTACCACCATGTAGGGTTGAGAACTTGAGATGGATAGATTCAAATCCACTACCtatatacttttatatcaaAGACTCCAATTTGAACCGGTAccatatttttttgaaagataatTTTGAGTTTAAAATTCCCGTATATAATCAAAGGTTTAGTATGTTTTTTATAACCAATCATTTAAATAGTAagtaatatatgtttgatgaaGAAACTTAATAAAGTATGTGAACTTAACTTGATAAAtgaacttcaaaccctaaacggtttacaaattaaaatatatggaCATTTAGAGGTTGATGACAAAACTTGATGAGAAATACAACCAAAAGTTGTGTAAAATACATGTCACAACATATAATTTAACCGAATAAAAAGTCCTAAATGTTTAGCACATGTACGTTTTATCCAACCACTCCATTACTACATTATACTGTCATCAAATGCATATTAAGTCTTCATTGGTTAACTTGTATTGACTTCTTTGTAAATCAACTTTCTTTCTCTATTAATTCATTCCTTTTAGCATTATTCAAACTAAATTACACATTTTGTTTGTCGAAAGACTTTTAGGTACCTAGAACCTGAAAGCATTCTCTCCACCTTGATAGGTAAGATCATACACTGTCGAAGTATTGGGACTAAAAACCTGCAAAAAATGGCAGTAGGCAGTTCCTTTCATTTGTCGAAAGACTTTTCATCATATTTCAAATGGTTTcatcaatatataataaaaatggtTGATATATAATAGCTATAAACCGTTAGTAGCATGCATAGTTGAtgtatttaaaaagttaatatgtcACATAAAAAGAACAttctcatatttaaaaatttacttAAATAAGACAATTAAGATGGCTTTCCTTTTCTTAATGATTCAACGTGACGACTTTTAACAATACCTCATACACGTTAATAGCACTGTCTCCGTAAGTTCCGTTtgacattacatatatatacaatatatctTTCTTCCACACACATTCATTACTTGCAAGATACTCCTAAACTGTAGACATTATTTGATCCTTGTATTGTATATTAACACGATACCTCAAAATTCATCCGGCCCGCGTGGATGCCAGAATCACAAAAAGGTCGAGAACTAAAAAAAATGACCAGTGGTGGTGTATTAGAAGTCACGTTGGTGGATTCCGAAGGCATAAGAGATAGAAAGTTTCTTGGTAATTAAGAACCATCCATCTTTTACTAGCTAGCTTTATTTTCATGAAATATAactagtcttttttttttttggaaacatAAATTAATCTCGTGTTTAAAATTTACAACATTTTGATAATTTTCTGCAGGTTGTATTGTATGTTGTACCACATCGGCTGTTAATAGACCATATGTATGTGTTGAATATGGTGATCAAAAACATATTAGCAAAGTTGCTCAAGGCAAGGGAAAGAAATCCATATGGGATCAAAGATTCGAGTTTAACATTGACCACCCGCCACTACTTGATGATGAAGGCGGGAGCAAGCAGTCATCCCAAAAGCTTGTGTTTCGCGTGATGGATAAACACAAACTTTCAGATGACGCGTATGTTGGTGAAGCAACGTAAGAAAAccaaaactttatataatttttcttttacgTGTTATATATTATGAGTTTCAATCACCTATATGTCAACAAAAATCAATGTATATATCAGTTATCTTGAAATGTAGTTAGTTTTTTTgggtgataaatatatatagttttggtgcatatatttaatttaagatatatatatataggattgaAGTATTGAATGGATATATACATGTGCAGGATACATGTGAAGGATGTTGTGTTAACGGGGATGGAGAAAGGGGAAGCGGAGCTGGGAAGCAGGAAATATAGGGTGGTCCGAGAGGATAAATCCTACACCGGTGATGTATCTGTCGCCGTTACCTTTAAGGTAATTACTTTTGTTAAGCTAGCTAGCTACTTCAATTCAATtattcacacacatacattattttcttaattatatatatttgtgtaataCTActgtaatttatattttataagctACACtacttgttttaattaattagttacatGCATGATTGATTAATTTTCCCTTGCAATTATATATGCAGAGAAAATTAGATAGAGCCGAGAAATTAGAAGATGGAAATAAAACAAGCCATGTCCTGATCAATAATAATGAAGATACTACAAAAGTACCCGTCGTTGTGGCGTAgttatatttcatttcatttgttTTAATGTAATGTTCTGTTTATAATTATTTGATCAATTAAATtcatataaattcaaaactaaCCTATGCATATATGTATTAGATGCATTTGCTCATCGAAGCTTAATTAAATGTACGTTTGACGTCAGATTTTTCATTCTCTACCTCTCTGGTAGTGATCAATCAATAGATCGTCTTAATTAAAGGTAATGACTATTGAGTTCAAGTGTTGACTAATAAAATCGctgtaaatatattaaatatatataaagcatCATTACCTAGTGAGTTAGTGGTTCGATCATTAACAAAGTctttaattataaacaaattcGCCCTTGTACGTTTGATCGATCGGCTACTCTTAAGAGTGAATTATTGAAGGTTTTTGAAAATCTTGACTGATATTCCGTCATTAGtgtaatttaaaaattgaagtaGGATGATATGCcgtcaaaaagaaaaaaatagataaagctTTACTAATTTATTGGTTTATTATGCTTTTTattattcttgttttttttttttttttgaattaattataaaattttatttatttttgtggtTTATATGTTTCcttattaattttaatgaaataggTCTAACTTATTCAGTTCTATTGTGAGTTACATCACGGATGTCATTAGTTTCATTGTGAGTTATATCTTTAttgtttgttaaatttttttattttttttaatattttgattaagaaaaaaatagcGAAAAATGAAACCAAAATAATGCACTCTTTATAGTGTatactttaaaagaaaaaaaacactcCCATCTTGAatataaaagaatattatatctCTTACCCAACACAAGTGATCCATTACTTATTAAAGTTAGCTAGCTAGCATACGCACCTTGTCAAATTTGATACCTCTAGCTAGTATTCAATTCGATCAACCTTACTTCTAACAAACTTTCTTATTTGGTAAAACATATTATATGTCAGTAAGAAATTACTATTATGTATAGTGGACACTTGTAAGTTAGATTTAAAGTGTTCTTCATGCATGGGCAAACTCGTTTCTATTTTTAGGCATGCATTTTCGACACCCctactatacatatataccccCATTTTTCTCATTACTTTCATCCTCACAAAAAACTAGTGTTCTCTATTCAATTCAATTCCTTTTCCAATCAACCCCAAATGAAGTTTTTTCTGGTTCTCCTTTTTGTCGTCGTTTCATCTTTTTTTCTCCACGGAACAACCTCCTTTGGTATGCATTGcattgcacatatatatatatatatatatacacacactactagtaaactattttaattttttttttgattgatCTTGTAATGTTTTTCGTAGGCGCGAATATTATATGTGAAGACCTAACAAAAGAGGAATGCTCATTTGCGATTTCTTCTTGGGGAAAGAGATGTGTATTGGAGAATTTTGAAGATAAAAAAGGTAGAGTGGCATACCAATGCCGAACATCAGAAGTTGTGGTGGAAAGCATCGATATCATGTCATCGTTAGGCGGCGGAGGAGGGTACATTGAGACAGAGGAATGTGTTAAGGCTTGTGGCGTTAATAGAAATGCCACAGGTATTTCTTCCGACGCATTGCTTGATAAGCACTCGGTCGTCACTCTTTGCTCCCCACAGTGTTACTACAAATGCCCTAACATCGTC is drawn from Erigeron canadensis isolate Cc75 chromosome 9, C_canadensis_v1, whole genome shotgun sequence and contains these coding sequences:
- the LOC122580847 gene encoding elicitor-responsive protein 1-like codes for the protein MPESQKGRELKKMTSGGVLEVTLVDSEGIRDRKFLGCIVCCTTSAVNRPYVCVEYGDQKHISKVAQGKGKKSIWDQRFEFNIDHPPLLDDEGGSKQSSQKLVFRVMDKHKLSDDAYVGEATIHVKDVVLTGMEKGEAELGSRKYRVVREDKSYTGDVSVAVTFKRKLDRAEKLEDGNKTSHVLINNNEDTTKVPVVVA
- the LOC122581399 gene encoding uncharacterized protein LOC122581399, encoding MFFVGANIICEDLTKEECSFAISSWGKRCVLENFEDKKGRVAYQCRTSEVVVESIDIMSSLGGGGGYIETEECVKACGVNRNATGISSDALLDKHSVVTLCSPQCYYKCPNIVDLHSNLAIGEGVSLGDLCEQQRSHPDRNMIELLSSSGVADGPVGSNKHRLFSAAPSPFSF